TATActcacactttttttttgacatttcaTCCTtaactatttttctaaacCTGTGAAATAATTCTTCCACAATCGCTTTTCCAAAGTGAGGAATCATAAGGGGTTCAAACACAGATTTTATGCTTTTTGCAAAACAATAACTGCTATGACACGGTTCATGATGAAGCTTCCTTCTTTTAAAACCTCTGTTTTTACTTCCTCTAGACTTGGCATGAAGTTTGGGACATTGAATCTATCAACTTTCTCTTCTCTGATCATCCCCTGTTTATGAATTCACCGccataaacaaagaaaaattatattgaattgtATTTAGACACTAATtaaccaaaaaggaaaagaaaatacacacaataataatttcaCCTCCTTAACCATGTTGTTGATAGCTAAATTCAAAAGGGTCAAAGTCTGACAAAAATCTTTGTTTGGTGGAGATTCATCTGTTCTTGCTAATAAAGTAACAACCATTCGTCCACCCGTTACTATTTCTTCTCCACGACATTTCAAAAACAGTGAGAAATCCTTTTGAAATTGCTTATAATATCCTTCAATCACATTCTTTGGACTTGTACTATTTATGAATATGTTTCCTTTGTTTATCATCTCCATCCCTTTAGGTACctgtatacatatatgtatataatacgAAAACTTATCagtaaatataacataaatgaTAGCTTGAGTTCCTTTTGTAGAGaataagattttgaattagaatCACCTGAGAGAGCCAATGAAGAGCGTAAGAAGAATGAACGAAATGCAAACTTTTGTTGGGGAAGAGTCTGCCATAAAAAGAACCAGCGACTCCGTTGAAAAAACAGGTTCCAAAATCAGTTCCAATTTGGTTCTTCAAATCTTCCAAGAAATTTGACAATGATCTAAAAATGGAATTGAAATCATTTGAAGGAAGATCGTTGAAGAAGATTTGGTATTGGATTGGTTTGTTACCGTGAAGTTGGATGATTTCatgaaattgtttaattaaattggagAGAATAGTAAGAGTGTTTGGTCCGGAAGAACATCCCAAATCTGCAATGCTTAAACTGGTAATTGGAATATTTTCAGTGCGCAAATAATCTTCAATGGCTTCCTTTATGATTGGCCACGCTATCGACATTGCTTTTCGCTATAATCATCGTTTTGtcacaaaaatcataaacaaaaataaaacttcacTGCTAATGTCttgatatatatgtaaataaaataaaataaaaatgaaagagaattgAAGCATTATGCACTAGCATcaagtaaaaggaaaagaaaacacccAACAGAATCATGCCAAACTCTATATAACCAAGTAGTTTGAGATTTATAATcatgatgaagatgaaattgaagaacacataacatatgttttttttaaaagaaaaaggagtgAAAAAGGGAATTGAAATGAGTTTAGGATTAAAAGTACTGGAAAAAGATAAGAAGACCTGAAGTAAGGAGTTTTTGGCATAGCTTTTGTCTCCAACTCCTGAAT
This DNA window, taken from Cucumis sativus cultivar 9930 chromosome 6, Cucumber_9930_V3, whole genome shotgun sequence, encodes the following:
- the LOC101206718 gene encoding LOW QUALITY PROTEIN: salicylate carboxymethyltransferase (The sequence of the model RefSeq protein was modified relative to this genomic sequence to represent the inferred CDS: inserted 1 base in 1 codon) — encoded protein: MEVCKILHMNSGVGDKSYAKNSLLQRKAMSIAWPIIKEAIEDYLRTENIPITSLSIADLGCSSGPNTLTILSNLIKQFHEIIQLHGNKPIQYQIFFNDLPSNDFNSIFRSLSNFLEDLKNQIGTDFGTCFFNGVAGSFYGRLFPNKSLHFVHSSYALHWLSQVPKGMEMINKGNIFINSTSPKNVIEGYYKQFQKDFSLFLKCRGEEIVTGGRMVVTLLARTDESPPNKDFCQTLTLLNLAINNMVKEGMIREEKVDRFNVPNFMPSLEEVKTEVLKEGSFIMNRVXSSYCFAKSIKSVFEPLMIPHFGKAIVEELFHRFRKIVKDEMSKKKCEYTNLSISLTKKENEDWKLGRDDIIV